One window of Erwinia aphidicola genomic DNA carries:
- a CDS encoding DUF1120 domain-containing protein yields the protein MKIVSRTLLLSTLITASTAHADTQLTLQVKGAISPPSCDLTIDQQGVLDWQQINSASLSGTHATTLPARTTHLNVSCETATLFALRAKDIAARAADAGSADATLFSLGTTRRGKAIGSYTLHSAASSCLVDGKKMAALISSDDRGKTWQSVQDELSWTTPGEQLIAFSDGVNPQPLPAKTALFTLRVTPSVAARQALDFDDSVTLAGSTTFDLVYL from the coding sequence ATGAAAATAGTGAGCCGCACTTTACTGCTCAGCACGCTGATTACCGCTTCAACCGCGCACGCCGATACGCAGCTCACGCTGCAGGTAAAAGGGGCGATCTCGCCGCCCTCGTGCGATCTCACCATTGACCAGCAGGGGGTACTTGACTGGCAGCAGATTAACAGCGCGTCGCTGTCGGGTACCCATGCCACCACGCTGCCTGCGCGCACCACCCATCTTAACGTCAGCTGCGAAACCGCTACCCTGTTCGCGCTGCGCGCAAAGGATATTGCCGCCAGAGCGGCAGACGCAGGCAGCGCCGATGCGACCCTCTTTAGCCTTGGCACCACCCGCAGGGGCAAAGCGATTGGCAGTTATACCCTTCACAGCGCGGCCAGCAGCTGCCTGGTGGATGGGAAAAAGATGGCGGCACTGATAAGTTCCGACGACAGGGGTAAAACGTGGCAATCGGTGCAGGACGAGCTGAGCTGGACCACGCCGGGTGAGCAGCTGATCGCCTTTTCTGACGGCGTTAACCCGCAGCCGCTGCCGGCGAAAACGGCGCTCTTTACGCTGCGCGTTACCCCCTCGGTGGCCGCACGGCAGGCGCTGGATTTTGACGACAGCGTCACCCTGGCGGGCAGCACGACCTTCGACTTAGTCTATCTGTAG
- a CDS encoding fimbria/pilus chaperone family protein, translating to MKLSQCNTLILCLAALLRAGAAEASIMRPASSMVLIQEAAQGGSLNVTNTSDVDALLYVKVYDLPDDRGPQLLVTQPVTRLAAGETQRVRFLLNTRAALAHEHLKRVIVEGIPLVPIAADRVAVNLRQDLPVIIHPAALPMLADPWKMLRCRTVNGDLRIENSGRYVVRLAQSITLLPQQKTVTLDKSYLLPREVVTLAGQGGSEVRQLEIQSLSKYGYVAGKFRLPVSGAAHAQTSGRKSD from the coding sequence GTGAAACTCAGCCAATGCAATACGCTAATCCTCTGCCTGGCCGCTTTGCTGCGGGCGGGCGCAGCAGAAGCATCCATTATGCGCCCGGCCAGCTCGATGGTGCTGATCCAGGAGGCGGCGCAGGGCGGCAGCCTGAACGTGACCAATACCAGCGATGTGGACGCCCTGCTGTATGTGAAGGTCTACGATCTGCCGGACGATCGGGGGCCGCAGCTGCTGGTCACGCAACCGGTGACCCGGCTGGCGGCTGGCGAGACGCAGCGCGTGCGCTTTCTACTCAATACCCGCGCAGCGCTGGCGCATGAGCACCTGAAAAGAGTGATCGTTGAGGGGATCCCGCTGGTGCCGATCGCCGCGGATCGCGTGGCGGTCAATCTGCGTCAGGATCTGCCGGTGATCATCCATCCGGCGGCCCTGCCCATGCTGGCGGATCCGTGGAAGATGCTGCGCTGCAGGACGGTCAACGGCGATCTACGCATCGAAAATAGCGGGCGCTACGTAGTTCGCCTGGCGCAGAGCATCACGCTGCTGCCGCAGCAGAAAACAGTGACGCTGGATAAAAGCTATCTGCTGCCCAGGGAGGTCGTCACGCTGGCCGGGCAGGGAGGGTCAGAGGTGCGCCAGCTGGAAATTCAGAGCTTGTCAAAGTATGGCTATGTCGCCGGAAAGTTTCGCCTGCCCGTCAGTGGGGCAGCGCATGCGCAAACATCAGGGAGGAAGAGTGATTAA